One Herbaspirillum rubrisubalbicans genomic window carries:
- a CDS encoding acyl-CoA dehydrogenase C-terminal domain-containing protein, translating to MPQYNAPLRDMQFVLHELLKVEEVFKELPPHADTNRELVDQVLEEGGKFASQVLFPLNHSGDREGCHYDRDSKTVTTPKGFKEAYQQYVQAGWAALSCDPEFGGQGLPLTINNSFYEMLNSSNQAWTMYPGLSHGAYECLHAHGSDEQKQLYLPKLVSGEWTGTMCLTEAHCGTDLGLLRSKAEPQADGSYKITGNKIFISAGENDVSGNIIHLVLARLPDAPEGSKGISLFLVPKFLPNTDGSLGARNPIFCGAIEEKMGIHGNATCQMNLDGATGWLIGQPHKGLQAMFVFMNAARLGVGMQGLGLTEVAYQNALVYAKDRLQMRSLSGVKAADKPADPIIVHPDVRRMLLTAKAFAEGGRAFTSYVALELDKELTHPDEQVRKDSADIVALLTPVVKAFLTDNAWMATSECLQVYGGHGYIAEWGMEQYVRDARINMIYEGTNTIQSLDLLGRKILMDNGAKLKKFGAQIQAFVEEHGTDESMSEFITPLADIGDKVAKLTMEIGMKSFANQDEAGAAAVPYLRVVGHLVFSYLFARMAKIALEKQDSGDAFYTAKLATARFYFARLLPETAMLIRQARSGAGNLMALDAQLF from the coding sequence ATGCCCCAATACAACGCCCCCTTGCGCGACATGCAATTCGTGCTGCACGAGCTGCTCAAGGTCGAGGAAGTGTTCAAAGAACTGCCGCCCCATGCCGACACCAACCGCGAGCTGGTCGACCAGGTGCTGGAGGAGGGCGGCAAGTTCGCTTCGCAAGTATTGTTCCCGCTGAACCATTCGGGCGACCGCGAGGGTTGCCACTACGACCGCGACAGCAAGACGGTCACCACGCCCAAGGGTTTCAAGGAGGCCTACCAGCAATATGTGCAAGCGGGCTGGGCGGCCTTGTCCTGTGACCCGGAATTCGGCGGCCAGGGCCTGCCGCTGACGATCAACAATTCCTTCTACGAGATGTTGAATTCGTCCAACCAGGCTTGGACCATGTACCCCGGCCTGTCGCACGGTGCCTACGAATGCCTGCACGCGCATGGTTCGGATGAACAGAAGCAGCTCTACCTGCCCAAGCTGGTCTCGGGCGAGTGGACCGGCACCATGTGCCTGACCGAAGCGCACTGCGGTACCGACCTGGGCCTGCTGCGCAGCAAGGCCGAGCCGCAGGCCGATGGTTCCTACAAGATCACCGGCAACAAGATTTTCATCTCCGCAGGGGAGAACGACGTATCTGGAAATATTATTCACCTGGTGCTGGCGCGTCTGCCCGATGCGCCAGAAGGTTCGAAGGGAATTTCACTTTTCCTGGTTCCCAAGTTCCTCCCCAATACTGACGGCTCGCTGGGCGCGCGCAACCCGATCTTCTGCGGTGCCATCGAAGAAAAGATGGGCATCCACGGCAATGCCACCTGCCAGATGAACCTGGACGGCGCCACCGGTTGGCTGATCGGCCAGCCGCACAAGGGCTTGCAGGCCATGTTCGTGTTCATGAACGCGGCGCGCCTGGGCGTGGGGATGCAAGGCCTGGGCCTGACCGAAGTGGCCTACCAGAACGCCCTGGTCTATGCCAAGGACCGCCTGCAGATGCGCAGCCTGTCCGGCGTGAAAGCGGCTGACAAGCCGGCCGACCCGATCATCGTGCATCCTGACGTGCGTCGCATGTTGTTGACCGCCAAGGCCTTCGCCGAGGGGGGACGTGCCTTTACCTCCTATGTCGCCCTGGAGCTGGACAAGGAACTGACCCACCCCGACGAACAGGTGCGCAAGGACAGCGCCGACATCGTGGCCCTGCTGACCCCGGTGGTGAAGGCCTTCCTCACCGACAACGCCTGGATGGCTACCTCCGAGTGCCTGCAGGTCTATGGCGGCCACGGCTACATCGCCGAATGGGGCATGGAGCAATACGTGCGCGATGCCCGCATCAACATGATTTATGAAGGCACCAACACCATCCAGTCGCTGGACCTGCTGGGACGCAAGATCCTGATGGACAACGGCGCCAAGCTGAAGAAATTCGGCGCGCAGATCCAGGCCTTCGTGGAAGAGCATGGCACCGATGAGTCGATGTCCGAATTCATCACCCCGCTGGCCGACATCGGCGACAAGGTGGCCAAGCTGACCATGGAAATCGGCATGAAGTCTTTCGCCAACCAGGATGAAGCCGGCGCCGCTGCCGTGCCTTACCTGCGCGTGGTGGGTCACCTGGTGTTCTCCTACCTGTTTGCGCGCATGGCCAAGATCGCGCTGGAAAAGCAGGACAGTGGCGACGCCTTCTACACCGCCAAGCTGGCCACGGCGCGCTTCTACTTCGCCCGCCTGCTGCCGGAAACCGCGATGCTGATCCGCCAAGCCCGTTCGGGTGCCGGCAACCTGATGGCGCTGGACGCACAGTTGTTCTGA
- a CDS encoding type VI secretion system Vgr family protein has product MTDNLSTVTTAFAQAILTQQYRPLRLRWSQREAHLSQQLLVQRVELREALLEGVEGQLTCLSINPDLPLQELLGQPIGIEMVTDRGGLHHINGLITDARAGHADRALRVYQLTLRDALSVMGERINTRIFRSKNVPAILEIMLREWRQRSPVLASAFSFDLDRLDDARYPIREISHQFNESDAHFIERLCRREGITWYIATPQTSDGIDTSTTPAHTLVFCDQVALLPQASAASVRYHRDGATEERDSISAWSCERSLTPASVQRASWDYKSLRINDVVSHGIVDQGRAGTELGLAITDRFIEAPHVAENLLDQVRLADARMSAHEGRCESFQASGSVRDLAVGHWFVLERHPDMRYRNASQREFIVTSLQQRAENNFPKVLQDPIQRLLPELQWQAGVPQGASDLRYHNHLTCVRRTASLSPHYDPRQHLPAVHPITALVVGPAQEEVYCDALGRIKVQLQGLQAEDHAHAQGAGTSGHDQDSAFVRVSSAWAGAGYGHDAVPRVGMEVLIDFLGGDPDKMFVAGVLHNGLNLPARFSHAGGLPGNRFLSGIKSKEVDGARYNQLRLDDTPGQISTQLASEHQHSQINLGYLTEPRYDGQGSDRGEGVETRTDGHGVLRAGKGVLITAHRQDRGRGRILERAVLLETLRDLQELAQRLSQDAARHHAEATDLAQLERIRTQLQAWDASEPASGAVHTETPMIAVDAPAGVSITSQDAMVLGSAQHIDMVSQTNTQVSTGRSLLMRAGEMFVAFAAKHMKLISGKGSIKVPSGRKDITIHNFIPADTAGNRS; this is encoded by the coding sequence ATGACCGACAACCTCTCGACAGTCACGACTGCCTTCGCCCAGGCCATCCTGACACAGCAATACCGCCCCCTTCGCTTACGCTGGAGCCAGCGTGAAGCGCATCTCTCCCAACAACTGCTGGTGCAACGGGTAGAGCTGCGCGAAGCGCTGCTGGAGGGAGTGGAAGGACAGCTGACTTGCCTGTCCATCAATCCCGATCTGCCCCTGCAAGAACTGCTGGGGCAGCCGATCGGCATAGAGATGGTGACCGACCGCGGCGGCCTGCACCATATCAATGGCTTGATCACCGATGCGCGGGCCGGCCATGCCGATAGGGCACTGCGGGTCTATCAGTTGACGCTACGTGATGCGCTCTCGGTGATGGGGGAACGGATCAACACGCGTATCTTCCGCAGCAAGAACGTACCGGCCATCCTTGAGATCATGCTGCGCGAATGGCGCCAGCGCAGTCCCGTACTGGCCAGTGCCTTTTCCTTCGACCTCGACCGGCTCGACGATGCACGCTATCCGATCCGCGAGATCAGCCATCAATTCAACGAGTCTGATGCGCACTTCATCGAACGGCTTTGCCGGCGCGAGGGTATCACCTGGTACATCGCTACGCCCCAGACATCGGACGGTATCGACACCTCAACCACGCCAGCTCACACCCTGGTGTTCTGCGACCAGGTGGCGCTGCTGCCGCAAGCCAGTGCGGCCAGTGTGCGTTATCACCGCGACGGTGCCACCGAAGAACGCGACAGCATCAGCGCATGGAGCTGCGAACGCAGCCTGACGCCGGCCAGCGTGCAACGCGCCAGTTGGGACTATAAATCGTTACGCATCAATGACGTGGTCAGCCATGGCATCGTGGACCAGGGAAGGGCCGGCACCGAACTCGGATTGGCCATCACCGATCGCTTCATCGAGGCACCCCATGTGGCAGAGAATCTGCTGGACCAGGTACGCCTGGCCGATGCACGCATGTCGGCGCACGAAGGCCGTTGCGAATCCTTCCAGGCCAGTGGCAGTGTGCGCGACCTGGCGGTAGGACACTGGTTCGTTCTGGAACGGCACCCCGATATGCGCTACCGGAATGCCTCGCAGCGCGAATTCATCGTCACCTCGCTGCAGCAGCGCGCCGAAAACAATTTCCCCAAGGTCTTGCAGGATCCCATCCAACGACTCTTGCCGGAACTCCAGTGGCAAGCCGGAGTACCGCAAGGTGCAAGCGATCTGCGCTATCACAACCACCTCACTTGCGTGCGGCGCACTGCCTCGCTGAGCCCGCATTACGATCCACGCCAGCATCTACCTGCCGTGCATCCGATCACGGCGCTGGTGGTGGGGCCGGCACAGGAAGAGGTGTACTGCGATGCATTGGGACGCATCAAGGTGCAGTTGCAGGGCCTGCAAGCGGAAGACCACGCCCATGCCCAAGGGGCGGGCACCAGCGGCCATGACCAGGACAGCGCCTTCGTACGCGTATCGAGCGCCTGGGCCGGGGCAGGCTATGGACACGATGCCGTGCCCCGGGTCGGCATGGAAGTCCTGATCGATTTTCTCGGCGGCGATCCGGACAAGATGTTCGTCGCCGGGGTCCTGCACAACGGCCTCAACCTGCCGGCGCGCTTCAGCCACGCTGGCGGTTTGCCGGGCAACCGTTTCCTGTCCGGCATCAAGTCCAAGGAGGTCGATGGCGCGCGCTACAACCAGTTGCGCCTGGATGACACCCCCGGCCAGATCAGCACGCAATTGGCCAGTGAACACCAGCACAGCCAGATCAACCTGGGCTATCTGACCGAACCACGCTACGACGGCCAAGGCAGTGATCGTGGCGAGGGCGTGGAAACCAGAACTGACGGACACGGCGTGCTGCGTGCCGGCAAGGGCGTCCTGATCACCGCGCACCGCCAGGACCGGGGACGCGGCCGCATCCTGGAGCGTGCCGTCCTGCTGGAGACACTGCGCGATCTGCAAGAGCTGGCGCAGCGCCTGAGCCAGGATGCAGCCAGGCATCACGCCGAGGCGACCGATCTGGCCCAGTTGGAACGCATCAGAACCCAACTGCAGGCCTGGGATGCGAGCGAGCCCGCCAGCGGCGCAGTGCACACCGAGACGCCCATGATCGCCGTGGACGCACCGGCGGGCGTGAGCATCACGAGCCAGGACGCCATGGTGTTGGGCTCAGCGCAACACATCGACATGGTCAGCCAGACCAATACCCAAGTCAGCACAGGGCGCAGCCTCCTGATGCGGGCCGGCGAGATGTTTGTGGCCTTTGCGGCCAAGCACATGAAGCTGATCAGCGGCAAAGGCAGCATCAAGGTACCGTCAGGCCGCAAAGACATCACGATTCATAATTTCATTCCCGCCGACACCGCAGGCAATCGCTCGTGA
- a CDS encoding RNA-binding S4 domain-containing protein yields MDTTRIDKWCWAARFFKTRSQATEAVDRGRIKLNGERTKPAHNVKTGDRLQIDNGSTEWEVLVTGIADKRGSAAIAATLYQESEESLARRAAQAERHRLFREPSAEIKGRPTKRDRRLLDRSSS; encoded by the coding sequence ATGGACACAACGCGCATCGACAAATGGTGCTGGGCCGCGCGCTTCTTCAAGACGCGCTCGCAAGCCACCGAAGCCGTGGACCGCGGCCGCATCAAGCTCAACGGCGAGCGCACCAAGCCGGCCCACAACGTCAAGACCGGCGACCGCCTGCAGATCGACAATGGATCAACCGAATGGGAAGTGCTGGTCACCGGCATCGCCGACAAGCGTGGCTCGGCCGCCATTGCCGCGACCCTCTACCAGGAAAGTGAAGAGAGCCTCGCGCGGCGTGCCGCCCAGGCCGAGCGCCATCGCCTGTTCCGCGAACCCTCGGCCGAGATCAAGGGACGGCCGACCAAGCGCGACCGGCGCCTGCTGGACCGTTCCTCTTCTTGA
- a CDS encoding TetR/AcrR family transcriptional regulator — MTETSKVTTAPARPKFLRKGEQTRAAILDVALELASRDGLEGLTIGLLAEKMKMSKSGVFAHFGSREDLQIEVVRLYHNRFEQEVFYPSIKEPRGLPRLEGMFARWIKQVTVEIALGCIYISGAVEYDDRPGAIRDHLVAMVQAWRDALERCIRQAMEAGHLRADIEVSQMVYEMYGLILALHHDARFLHIPGSVERAEASFRRLIDSYRPQGSDSSTQAAPAKHSKSAARKAA; from the coding sequence ATGACAGAGACAAGCAAGGTGACCACCGCGCCCGCCCGGCCCAAGTTCCTGCGCAAGGGCGAGCAGACCCGCGCCGCCATTCTGGACGTGGCGCTGGAGCTGGCCAGCCGTGACGGGCTGGAAGGGCTCACCATTGGTCTGTTGGCCGAGAAGATGAAGATGAGCAAGTCCGGTGTCTTCGCCCACTTCGGCTCGCGCGAGGACTTGCAGATCGAGGTCGTGCGGCTGTACCACAATCGTTTCGAGCAGGAGGTGTTCTATCCCTCCATCAAGGAACCACGCGGCCTGCCGCGCCTGGAAGGCATGTTCGCGCGCTGGATCAAGCAGGTCACGGTGGAAATCGCGCTGGGCTGTATCTACATCAGCGGCGCGGTTGAATACGACGACCGCCCCGGCGCCATTCGCGATCACCTGGTGGCGATGGTCCAGGCCTGGCGCGATGCCCTGGAGCGCTGCATCCGGCAGGCCATGGAAGCCGGCCATCTGCGCGCCGACATCGAGGTCAGCCAGATGGTCTATGAAATGTATGGCCTGATCCTGGCCCTGCATCACGATGCGCGCTTCCTGCACATCCCCGGCAGCGTCGAGCGCGCCGAAGCGAGTTTCCGCCGCCTGATTGACAGCTATCGCCCGCAAGGCAGCGACAGCAGCACTCAGGCCGCACCCGCCAAGCATTCAAAATCGGCTGCCAGGAAGGCAGCCTAA
- a CDS encoding acetyl-CoA C-acyltransferase has product MSKQLQDAYIVAATRTPIGKAPRGMFKNTRPDDLLVRAIQSAVAQVPGLDPKLIEDAIVGCSFPEGAQGLNMARNAVLLAGLPNTIGGVTINRYCASGITAIAMAADRIRVGEADVMIAAGAESMSMVPMMGFHPSININAFKDENVGMAYGMGLTAEKVAQQWKVSREAQDEFSLASHQKAIAAQQAGEFADEMTSFEIVERFPNLATGEIDIKTRTVSLDEGPRADSNLAALGKLKPVFAAKGSVTAGNSSQTSDGAGALIIVSEKILKQFNLTPLARFVSFAVRGVPPEIMGIGPKEAIPAALKAGGLTQDQIDWIELNEAFAAQALAVIGDLGLDPSKVNPMGGAIALGHPLGATGAIRAATTIHALRRKNLKYGMVTMCVGTGMGAAGIFERV; this is encoded by the coding sequence ATGAGCAAACAACTGCAAGACGCCTACATCGTCGCCGCCACCCGCACCCCCATCGGCAAGGCGCCGCGTGGCATGTTCAAGAACACCCGCCCGGATGACCTGCTGGTGCGCGCCATCCAGTCCGCCGTGGCACAGGTGCCGGGCCTGGATCCCAAGCTGATCGAGGACGCCATCGTCGGCTGCTCCTTCCCCGAAGGGGCGCAAGGCCTGAACATGGCGCGCAATGCCGTGCTGCTGGCCGGCCTGCCCAACACCATCGGCGGCGTCACCATCAACCGCTACTGCGCCTCCGGCATCACCGCCATCGCCATGGCCGCCGACCGCATCCGCGTAGGTGAAGCCGATGTCATGATCGCCGCTGGTGCCGAGTCGATGTCGATGGTGCCGATGATGGGCTTCCACCCGTCGATCAACATCAATGCCTTCAAGGATGAGAACGTCGGCATGGCCTATGGCATGGGCCTGACCGCCGAGAAGGTGGCGCAGCAATGGAAGGTCTCGCGCGAAGCCCAGGACGAATTCTCGCTGGCCTCGCACCAGAAGGCCATCGCCGCCCAGCAGGCCGGCGAGTTCGCCGATGAGATGACTTCCTTCGAGATCGTCGAACGCTTCCCCAACCTGGCTACCGGCGAGATCGACATCAAGACCCGCACCGTGAGCCTGGACGAAGGTCCGCGTGCCGACTCCAACCTGGCGGCATTGGGCAAGTTGAAGCCGGTGTTCGCCGCCAAGGGAAGCGTCACCGCTGGCAACAGTTCGCAGACCTCGGACGGTGCCGGTGCACTCATCATCGTCTCGGAAAAGATCCTCAAGCAATTCAACCTGACCCCGCTGGCGCGTTTCGTCTCCTTCGCCGTGCGCGGCGTGCCGCCTGAGATCATGGGCATCGGCCCGAAGGAAGCGATTCCGGCGGCCCTGAAGGCCGGTGGCCTGACCCAGGACCAGATCGACTGGATCGAACTGAACGAAGCCTTCGCTGCGCAAGCGCTGGCAGTGATCGGCGATCTCGGTCTGGACCCGAGCAAGGTCAACCCCATGGGCGGCGCGATTGCCCTGGGCCACCCGCTGGGTGCCACCGGTGCCATCCGTGCCGCTACCACCATCCATGCACTGCGCCGCAAGAACCTGAAGTACGGCATGGTGACCATGTGCGTGGGTACCGGCATGGGTGCAGCGGGCATCTTCGAACGCGTCTGA
- a CDS encoding 3-hydroxyacyl-CoA dehydrogenase/enoyl-CoA hydratase family protein, whose translation MSNFIVKKVAVLGAGVMGAQIAAHCINARVPVVLFDLPAKEGPKNGIVQRAIENLKKLSPAPLGNKDDAALIQVANYEDDLAVLEGCDLIIEAIAERMDWKHDLYKKVAPHIAPKAIFATNTSGLSINALSEGFDAALKARFCGVHFFNPPRYMHLVELIPTQSTEPHILDQLEAFLTTTLGKGVVRAFDTPNFVANRVGVFGILATIIEADKYGLSVDVVDDLTGAKLGRAKSGTFRTADVVGLDTMGHVIRTMQDNLKDDPFFSTYATPPLLAKLVEQGALGQKSGAGYYKKVGKDILRIDPAKGDYVPGGGKADDIIARILKEKDPVKRMKALHDSTNPQGQFLWAIFRDAFHYIAVHLESVADNARDLDFAMRWGFGWSVGPFETWQAAGWKQIAQWVKEDIDAGRALSNAPLPDWVFDGRDGVHSEQGSYSPSKKTDVARSELPVYQRQAFRAPLVGEGAADGKSAGTTVFEDESVRIWHQNDDVLILSFKTKMHVIGQGVIDGMNKAVTEAEQNFKGLVIWHPDAAEGGAFSAGADLQSMLPLFMSGGVKAIEPVVHQLQQAHQRLKYASVPVIAAVAGLALGGGCELLLHTAKRVVSIESYIGLVEVGVGLIPAGGGLKEAAVRAAREAKGNDILQFLKEYMLAAATANVSKSALEARKLGYLREDDVIVFNPYELLHVAKVEARALFDAGYRPQLPPQVPVIGRNGLATIMAQLVNMRDGGFISAHDFKLGKMIAETVAGGEVEEGSIVNEQWLLDIERKFFMELLNHPKTQERIMGMMQTGKPVRN comes from the coding sequence GTGTCCAATTTCATCGTCAAAAAAGTGGCCGTGCTCGGCGCGGGCGTCATGGGGGCGCAGATCGCCGCCCACTGCATCAATGCCCGCGTGCCGGTCGTGCTGTTCGATCTGCCGGCCAAGGAAGGCCCGAAGAATGGCATCGTGCAACGCGCCATCGAGAACCTCAAGAAACTGAGTCCGGCGCCGCTGGGCAACAAGGATGATGCGGCCCTGATCCAGGTCGCCAACTACGAAGATGACCTGGCCGTGCTGGAAGGCTGCGACCTCATCATCGAAGCCATCGCCGAGCGCATGGACTGGAAGCATGACCTCTACAAGAAGGTCGCCCCGCACATCGCGCCCAAGGCCATCTTCGCCACCAATACCTCGGGCTTGTCGATCAATGCCCTCTCCGAAGGTTTCGACGCTGCCTTGAAGGCGCGTTTCTGCGGCGTGCACTTCTTCAACCCGCCGCGCTACATGCACCTGGTCGAGCTGATCCCGACCCAGTCCACCGAGCCGCACATTCTTGACCAGCTCGAAGCCTTCCTCACCACCACCCTCGGCAAGGGTGTGGTGCGTGCCTTCGACACCCCCAACTTCGTGGCCAACCGCGTGGGCGTGTTCGGTATCCTGGCCACCATCATCGAAGCCGACAAGTATGGTCTCTCGGTCGACGTAGTCGATGACCTGACCGGCGCCAAGCTGGGCCGCGCCAAGTCCGGTACCTTCCGCACCGCCGACGTGGTGGGACTGGATACCATGGGCCACGTCATCCGTACCATGCAGGACAACCTGAAGGATGATCCCTTCTTCTCCACCTATGCCACCCCACCGCTGTTGGCCAAGCTGGTCGAGCAGGGGGCACTGGGCCAGAAGAGCGGGGCCGGTTACTACAAGAAGGTGGGTAAGGACATCTTGCGCATCGACCCGGCCAAGGGCGACTACGTGCCCGGCGGTGGCAAGGCTGATGACATCATCGCCCGCATCCTGAAGGAAAAGGACCCGGTCAAGCGCATGAAGGCGCTGCATGATTCCACCAATCCGCAAGGCCAGTTCCTGTGGGCCATCTTCCGCGATGCCTTCCACTACATCGCGGTGCATCTGGAGTCGGTGGCCGACAATGCACGCGACCTCGACTTCGCCATGCGCTGGGGCTTCGGCTGGAGCGTCGGTCCCTTCGAGACCTGGCAAGCCGCGGGCTGGAAGCAGATCGCGCAATGGGTCAAGGAAGACATTGATGCCGGCCGTGCCTTGTCCAATGCCCCACTGCCTGACTGGGTCTTCGATGGCCGTGACGGCGTGCATTCGGAACAGGGTTCGTATTCGCCCTCGAAGAAGACCGACGTCGCCCGTTCCGAACTGCCGGTCTACCAGCGCCAGGCCTTCCGCGCCCCGCTGGTGGGCGAGGGTGCCGCCGATGGCAAGAGCGCCGGTACCACCGTCTTCGAAGACGAATCGGTGCGCATCTGGCACCAGAACGACGATGTGCTGATCCTGTCCTTCAAGACCAAGATGCACGTCATCGGCCAAGGCGTGATCGATGGCATGAACAAGGCCGTCACCGAAGCCGAGCAGAACTTCAAGGGCCTGGTGATCTGGCACCCGGACGCCGCCGAAGGCGGCGCCTTCTCGGCCGGTGCCGACCTGCAATCGATGCTGCCGCTGTTCATGTCCGGCGGCGTCAAGGCGATCGAACCGGTGGTGCATCAGTTGCAGCAGGCGCACCAGCGCCTGAAGTACGCCAGCGTGCCGGTCATTGCGGCCGTTGCTGGCCTGGCCCTGGGTGGTGGCTGCGAACTGCTGCTGCATACCGCCAAGCGCGTGGTCTCCATCGAGTCCTACATCGGCCTGGTGGAAGTGGGCGTAGGCCTGATCCCGGCCGGTGGCGGTCTCAAGGAAGCGGCGGTGCGCGCCGCCCGCGAAGCCAAGGGTAACGACATCCTGCAATTCCTGAAGGAATACATGCTGGCTGCGGCCACTGCCAATGTTTCCAAGTCGGCACTGGAAGCGCGCAAGCTGGGCTACCTGCGCGAGGATGATGTGATCGTCTTCAATCCCTATGAATTGCTGCACGTGGCCAAGGTCGAGGCGCGCGCGCTGTTCGACGCCGGCTACCGCCCGCAACTGCCGCCGCAGGTACCGGTGATCGGCCGCAACGGCCTGGCCACCATCATGGCGCAGCTGGTCAACATGCGCGATGGCGGCTTCATCTCGGCGCACGACTTCAAGCTGGGCAAGATGATTGCCGAGACCGTCGCCGGTGGCGAGGTGGAAGAGGGCAGCATCGTCAATGAACAATGGCTGCTCGACATCGAGCGCAAGTTCTTCATGGAACTGCTCAACCACCCCAAGACCCAGGAACGCATCATGGGCATGATGCAAACCGGTAAGCCTGTGCGCAATTAA
- a CDS encoding enoyl-CoA hydratase — protein MDIQLTKADGILTIHFDREDKKNAITAAMYQQLADALKDAETDSAVRAILFTGKPQAFSAGNDLEDFLKHPPKTQDAPVFQFLWQISHASKPIVAAVAGVAVGIGTTLLLHCDLVYAADNAKFSMPFTQLGLCPEAASSLLLPHIAGYQRAAEKLLLGEAFGADEACQMGFVNRVMPVEELLAYVHKQAAKLAALPAASIRLTKQLMKKNRVTATEQQMVVEIEHFSRMLTEPEAKEAFTAFFEKRKPDFRQFS, from the coding sequence ATGGATATCCAACTGACCAAGGCCGATGGCATCCTGACCATCCACTTCGACCGCGAAGACAAGAAGAACGCCATCACCGCCGCCATGTACCAGCAACTGGCCGATGCCCTCAAGGATGCCGAAACCGACAGTGCGGTGCGTGCCATCCTTTTCACCGGCAAGCCGCAAGCCTTCTCGGCCGGCAACGACCTGGAAGACTTCCTGAAGCATCCACCCAAGACCCAGGATGCGCCGGTATTCCAGTTTCTGTGGCAGATCAGCCATGCCAGTAAACCCATCGTGGCGGCGGTCGCGGGCGTGGCTGTGGGCATCGGCACTACGCTGCTGCTGCATTGCGACCTGGTCTATGCGGCCGACAATGCCAAGTTCTCGATGCCCTTCACGCAACTGGGTTTGTGCCCCGAGGCCGCCTCATCGCTGCTGTTGCCGCACATCGCCGGTTACCAGCGCGCCGCCGAAAAGCTGTTGCTGGGCGAAGCCTTCGGCGCCGACGAAGCCTGCCAGATGGGCTTCGTCAATCGCGTCATGCCGGTGGAGGAGTTGCTTGCCTATGTGCATAAGCAGGCAGCCAAGCTGGCTGCCTTGCCGGCTGCATCGATCCGCCTGACCAAGCAGTTGATGAAAAAGAACCGTGTGACCGCCACCGAACAGCAGATGGTGGTCGAGATAGAACACTTCTCGCGCATGTTGACCGAGCCCGAGGCCAAGGAAGCGTTCACAGCATTCTTTGAGAAGCGTAAGCCGGATTTCCGTCAGTTCAGTTAG
- a CDS encoding FadR/GntR family transcriptional regulator has translation MSSQKSPDSRRLYLQIADRLRTVMYQPGFTSQGRLPPERALAEQLGVSRPSIREALVALELEGRVEIRMGSGVYLTQTVPPELHKEDATVEEMGNSLSDIMGARAIFEGAIVALVAPLAKPRDVKALRAIYDTMECECQAGRSPAHADREFHIRIAQMTHNEVLVQTVARLYDERQDPISAKLLDHYEPEDSWFTALHEHREILEAIEARDAIQAQAAMQRHLKLSLKRTMTRKQLS, from the coding sequence ATGTCCAGCCAGAAATCGCCCGACTCCCGTCGCCTGTACCTCCAGATTGCGGACCGCCTGCGGACCGTGATGTATCAGCCTGGCTTTACCAGCCAAGGCCGCTTGCCGCCTGAGCGTGCGCTGGCCGAACAATTGGGCGTGTCGCGGCCCTCGATCCGGGAAGCCTTGGTCGCCCTGGAGCTTGAGGGAAGGGTGGAGATCCGCATGGGATCGGGGGTCTACCTGACGCAGACAGTTCCGCCGGAGCTGCACAAGGAGGATGCGACAGTCGAGGAAATGGGTAACAGCCTGAGCGACATCATGGGAGCGCGGGCCATTTTCGAGGGCGCGATTGTCGCCCTGGTTGCGCCGCTGGCCAAGCCCAGGGATGTCAAGGCGCTGCGCGCGATCTACGACACCATGGAGTGCGAATGCCAGGCAGGCAGGAGCCCTGCCCACGCTGACCGCGAATTCCACATTCGTATCGCCCAGATGACCCATAACGAGGTACTGGTGCAGACGGTGGCCCGGCTTTACGACGAACGTCAGGATCCGATCTCGGCCAAGCTATTGGATCATTACGAACCGGAAGATAGCTGGTTCACGGCGCTGCACGAGCATCGCGAGATTCTGGAAGCCATCGAGGCCCGCGATGCCATCCAGGCGCAGGCGGCGATGCAGCGACATCTGAAGTTGTCGCTCAAGCGCACCATGACGCGCAAGCAATTGAGCTGA